Proteins encoded together in one Lysobacterales bacterium window:
- the msbA gene encoding lipid A export permease/ATP-binding protein MsbA encodes MQPSAASARPGTVALYRRLLGFSRSYWPVALVALLGMLLEAAAAGAFTWLMQPLIDGTFVERDVEVVRWLPGVIIAIFFVRGIATFTADVAMARIGRGLVRDMRDRIVEKSLRMPSSWFDREAPAAQISRLTYNTEQLAYAAAEAVKVVLTDALTIVFLLGVMLANSVKLTLTMLFMVPLIALIVATVGKRYRRINSTLQDAFAQFSHRAEQALAGQEAIKIYGAQAVERAHIAALAQRNYRLNLKVIATQAMSSSLVQLLAACALAAIVYVAGREAVRDGMTAGGFMALISAMMAMLPSLKRITNVQSLIQRGIAAAESVFAVLDAEAEPDHGTRRIERARGELVFDAVGFAYAGGKGAALDGVGFRVAPGTTTAIVGRSGSGKSTLARLLPRFYEPGSGTILLDGVALSDYRLEDLRRQIAVVSQNVVLFDDSIAANIAFGALAGAAQEDIVAAARAANALEFIDRLPQGFQTRVGDRGVLLSGGQRQRIAIARAILKNAPILILDEATSALDSESEQLIQEALDRILASRTAIVIAHRLSTIEHADQVVVLDDGRVQEIGNHAELIARNGAYARLHRLQFRDAEDAG; translated from the coding sequence ATGCAGCCCAGCGCCGCGTCCGCGCGCCCAGGCACCGTGGCGCTGTATCGCCGTCTGCTCGGCTTCTCCAGGAGCTATTGGCCGGTGGCATTGGTGGCGCTGCTCGGCATGCTGCTCGAAGCCGCCGCGGCGGGTGCCTTCACCTGGCTGATGCAGCCGCTGATCGATGGCACCTTCGTCGAACGCGACGTCGAGGTGGTGCGCTGGCTGCCCGGCGTGATCATCGCGATCTTCTTCGTGCGAGGCATCGCGACCTTCACCGCGGACGTCGCCATGGCGCGGATCGGCCGCGGCCTGGTGCGCGACATGCGCGATCGCATTGTCGAGAAGTCGTTGCGGATGCCGTCGAGTTGGTTCGACCGCGAGGCTCCGGCGGCGCAGATCTCGCGCCTGACCTACAACACCGAGCAACTCGCCTACGCGGCAGCCGAGGCGGTCAAGGTGGTGCTCACCGATGCCCTCACGATCGTGTTCCTGCTTGGAGTGATGCTCGCCAACAGTGTCAAGCTGACCCTGACCATGCTGTTCATGGTGCCGCTGATCGCGTTGATCGTGGCCACCGTCGGCAAGCGCTACCGGCGCATCAACAGCACGCTGCAGGATGCCTTCGCGCAGTTCTCGCACCGCGCCGAGCAGGCGCTGGCCGGGCAGGAGGCAATCAAGATCTACGGCGCGCAGGCAGTGGAACGCGCGCACATCGCTGCGCTGGCGCAGCGCAACTACCGGCTCAACCTCAAGGTCATCGCCACCCAGGCGATGAGCTCGTCGCTCGTGCAACTGCTGGCGGCATGCGCGCTGGCTGCGATCGTCTATGTCGCCGGGCGCGAGGCGGTGCGCGACGGCATGACCGCGGGTGGCTTCATGGCGCTGATCAGCGCGATGATGGCGATGCTGCCGTCGCTGAAACGGATCACCAACGTGCAGAGCCTGATCCAGCGCGGCATCGCCGCCGCCGAGTCGGTGTTCGCCGTGCTTGACGCCGAGGCGGAGCCCGACCACGGCACGCGTCGCATCGAACGCGCGCGGGGCGAACTGGTGTTCGATGCGGTCGGATTCGCCTACGCCGGGGGCAAGGGCGCGGCGCTCGACGGCGTCGGTTTCCGCGTGGCGCCGGGCACGACCACGGCCATCGTCGGTCGCTCGGGCAGCGGCAAGAGCACGCTGGCCCGGTTGCTGCCGCGCTTCTATGAGCCGGGTTCGGGAACGATCCTGCTCGATGGCGTTGCGCTCTCCGACTATCGCCTGGAAGACCTGCGCCGGCAAATCGCGGTGGTCAGCCAGAACGTGGTGTTGTTCGACGACAGCATCGCCGCCAACATCGCGTTCGGCGCGCTCGCCGGCGCCGCGCAGGAAGACATCGTGGCCGCCGCGCGCGCTGCCAATGCGCTGGAGTTCATCGACCGCCTGCCGCAGGGGTTCCAGACCCGGGTCGGGGATCGCGGCGTGCTGCTGTCCGGCGGCCAGCGCCAGCGCATCGCGATCGCCCGCGCGATCCTGAAGAACGCGCCGATCCTGATCCTCGACGAAGCCACGTCGGCGCTGGACAGCGAGAGCGAACAGCTGATCCAGGAGGCGCTGGATCGCATCCTGGCAAGCCGCACCGCGATCGTGATCGCACACCGACTCTCGACCATCGAGCATGCTGACCAGGTGGTCGTGCTCGATGACGGCCGCGTCCAGGAGATCGGCAATCACGCCGAACTGATCGCGCGCAATGGCGCCTACGCCCGCCTGCATCGTCTGCAGTTTCGCGACGCCGAGGACGCGGGATGA
- a CDS encoding biopolymer transporter ExbD translates to MARSATAHDEFEINVISLIDVMLTLLMFFVMTATFEHRSLMKVALPEAESKEVAAAQKALEILVDREGRFYIGANEVINPSLATLKEAIAQEAGSDRERPVTLRADGRTPHQAVVIAMDALGQLGFARLSIATVPTKAGNE, encoded by the coding sequence ATCGCGCGTTCGGCGACCGCGCACGACGAGTTCGAGATCAACGTGATCTCGCTGATCGACGTGATGCTGACCTTGCTGATGTTTTTCGTGATGACCGCGACCTTCGAGCATCGCTCGCTGATGAAGGTCGCGCTGCCCGAGGCCGAAAGCAAGGAAGTGGCCGCGGCGCAGAAGGCGCTGGAGATCCTGGTCGACCGCGAGGGCCGCTTTTACATCGGCGCCAACGAGGTGATCAACCCCAGCTTGGCGACGTTGAAGGAAGCGATTGCGCAGGAGGCGGGCAGCGACCGCGAGCGCCCGGTGACGCTGCGTGCCGACGGCCGCACGCCGCACCAGGCGGTGGTTATCGCGATGGATGCGCTCGGCCAACTGGGTTTCGCCCGCCTTTCCATCGCCACCGTGCCGACCAAAGCCGGCAACGAGTAG
- a CDS encoding MotA/TolQ/ExbB proton channel family protein: MWELLAAGGKAMIPIGIAAVVALAIILERFWSLRRKEVLPPNLPGEVRRVCAAALRARHLGREAIKERVEDAGRHVMHDMEKFLNTLGTIALISPLLGLFGTVIGLINMFLAILNSGIGDANQMAGGIGEALVCTAAGLSVAIPAYIFHRHLRAKVVGLGIELEKEVVALIDTIEAEVPVQVAAARRAAK; encoded by the coding sequence GTGTGGGAACTTCTGGCAGCGGGTGGCAAGGCGATGATTCCGATCGGCATCGCGGCGGTGGTGGCGCTGGCCATCATCCTCGAACGGTTCTGGTCGCTGCGTCGCAAGGAGGTGCTGCCGCCGAACCTGCCGGGCGAGGTGCGCCGCGTGTGCGCGGCGGCGTTGCGCGCACGGCACCTCGGGCGTGAGGCGATCAAGGAGCGCGTCGAAGACGCCGGCCGCCATGTCATGCACGACATGGAGAAGTTCCTGAACACGCTCGGCACGATTGCGCTGATCTCGCCGCTGCTCGGTCTGTTCGGCACCGTGATCGGCCTGATCAACATGTTCCTGGCGATTCTGAACTCCGGTATCGGCGACGCCAACCAAATGGCCGGCGGCATCGGCGAGGCGCTGGTCTGCACCGCGGCCGGCCTCAGCGTCGCGATCCCTGCGTACATCTTCCATCGCCACCTGCGCGCCAAGGTCGTCGGGCTCGGCATCGAACTGGAGAAGGAAGTGGTGGCGCTGATCGACACCATCGAAGCCGAGGTGCCGGTGCAGGTGGCAGCCGCGCGGAGAGCGGCGAAGTGA
- a CDS encoding DNA internalization-related competence protein ComEC/Rec2: protein MALHLLRFAPGFLIGAVAALVVPALPARPVALSLLILAAAALWSRARWVVAIATVIVGMSWFWLHADAALRARLPPAADGGDAAMRIEVVGLPEAGERQIRFEARVLESNLLAPGTKLRLGWYAPTPMLSPGDRVQATLRLRRPRGRVNPGGFDFERHALTERIAAVGYVRSGEVVAGQGGGAIDRLRLRIAERIDARVADATMAALLRALAIGDVRGLHDADWDVLRATGTGHLVAISGLHVGLVAAFGAWWFVLLYRLFPRLGLRWPRPQAMAVGALVAASGYALLAGFGVPVVRTLLMIAVALSATLMRRSLRSVDALLLAALVIVAIDPLSLLGAGFWLSFVGVAFLIWALTGSETSFAGLWRAQVAMSIGLLPIGAWWFAQTSVIGFAANLFAVPWITFVIVPLLLLAMLVDAVSGYSGLFALPAALLQPLWSGLSVSAQSPLAEWQFAQFSWWALPLAVLGSAWMLLPRGVPLRILGLALLLPLLVPARDDFVDGEVELTTFDVGQGLSVLVRTRNHALLYDTGARLSADFDLGDAVVVPSLRALGVRRLDHLMISHLDGDHAGGRGSVLRAFPDTIESIGNEADPAPRCAAGQHWEWDGVRFELLHPPPYFPDLDNDNSCVLRISSRHGSALLPGDIGALIEQRLAREQAHAIDVDVVIAAHHGSKHSSSPEFVAATSAETVIFARGWRNPFGHPANEVVAGWTAAGSEAHDTAVEGAISVRFTAKGRSVHSARAASRAFWREHGAEQDGRATR from the coding sequence ATGGCCTTGCACCTGCTGCGATTCGCGCCCGGTTTCCTGATCGGCGCGGTCGCGGCGCTTGTCGTTCCCGCACTGCCGGCGCGACCGGTCGCACTCTCGCTGCTGATCCTGGCCGCTGCCGCGCTTTGGTCGCGCGCGCGTTGGGTGGTCGCGATCGCCACGGTTATCGTCGGCATGTCCTGGTTTTGGCTGCACGCCGACGCCGCGCTGCGCGCACGGCTGCCGCCCGCTGCGGATGGCGGTGATGCCGCGATGCGGATTGAAGTGGTCGGCCTGCCCGAGGCGGGTGAACGCCAGATCCGCTTCGAGGCGCGAGTGCTGGAATCGAACTTGCTCGCACCCGGCACGAAGCTGCGCCTGGGCTGGTACGCACCGACACCCATGTTGTCTCCGGGCGATCGTGTCCAGGCGACCCTGCGCCTGCGGCGGCCGCGTGGTCGCGTCAATCCCGGTGGCTTCGATTTCGAACGCCACGCGCTCACAGAACGCATCGCTGCGGTCGGCTACGTGCGTTCCGGCGAGGTCGTGGCCGGGCAGGGCGGTGGCGCGATCGACCGCTTGCGCCTGCGTATTGCCGAGCGGATCGATGCCCGCGTGGCCGATGCGACGATGGCGGCGTTGCTGCGCGCGCTCGCGATCGGCGACGTGCGCGGTCTGCACGATGCCGACTGGGACGTGCTGCGCGCCACCGGCACCGGGCATCTGGTCGCGATCTCCGGCTTGCACGTCGGCCTGGTCGCGGCATTCGGCGCGTGGTGGTTCGTGTTGCTTTACCGGCTGTTTCCGCGCCTTGGCTTGCGCTGGCCGCGGCCGCAGGCGATGGCGGTCGGCGCGCTGGTCGCCGCCAGTGGCTATGCGTTGCTGGCCGGCTTCGGCGTGCCGGTCGTGCGGACCCTGCTGATGATCGCGGTGGCGCTGTCGGCGACGCTGATGCGACGTTCGCTGCGCAGCGTCGATGCGCTCCTGCTCGCCGCGCTGGTGATCGTCGCCATCGATCCGCTCAGCCTGCTCGGCGCCGGCTTCTGGCTGAGTTTCGTCGGCGTGGCGTTCCTGATCTGGGCGTTGACCGGATCGGAGACCTCGTTCGCCGGTTTGTGGCGCGCGCAGGTCGCGATGAGCATCGGCCTGCTGCCGATCGGCGCCTGGTGGTTCGCGCAGACCAGCGTGATCGGCTTTGCCGCGAATCTGTTCGCGGTGCCATGGATCACCTTCGTGATCGTGCCGCTGCTGTTGCTGGCGATGCTGGTCGATGCCGTCAGCGGCTACTCGGGGCTGTTCGCGCTGCCCGCCGCGCTGCTGCAACCGCTGTGGTCGGGGCTGAGCGTGAGCGCGCAGTCGCCGCTGGCCGAATGGCAGTTTGCGCAATTCTCTTGGTGGGCGCTGCCTCTGGCCGTGCTCGGATCCGCGTGGATGCTGCTGCCGCGCGGCGTGCCGCTGCGTATTCTGGGATTGGCGCTGCTGCTGCCGTTGCTGGTTCCGGCGCGAGACGATTTCGTCGACGGTGAGGTCGAGCTGACCACGTTCGATGTCGGCCAGGGCTTGTCGGTGCTGGTGCGCACGCGCAACCATGCTCTGCTCTACGACACCGGCGCGCGGCTCTCGGCCGACTTCGATCTTGGCGATGCGGTGGTGGTGCCGAGCCTGCGCGCGCTCGGCGTGCGCCGATTGGATCATCTGATGATCAGCCATCTCGACGGCGATCACGCTGGCGGCCGCGGCTCGGTGCTGCGCGCTTTCCCGGACACGATCGAGAGCATCGGCAACGAGGCCGACCCGGCGCCGCGCTGCGCGGCCGGGCAGCACTGGGAATGGGACGGCGTGCGCTTCGAACTGCTGCATCCGCCGCCGTATTTCCCCGACCTGGACAACGACAATTCCTGCGTGTTGCGGATCAGCTCCCGCCACGGCAGCGCGCTGCTGCCCGGCGATATCGGCGCGCTGATCGAGCAGCGCCTTGCGCGCGAGCAGGCGCACGCGATCGACGTCGATGTCGTGATCGCCGCGCACCACGGCAGCAAACACTCCTCCTCGCCCGAGTTCGTCGCCGCCACCTCCGCCGAAACCGTGATCTTCGCCCGCGGCTGGCGCAATCCTTTCGGTCATCCCGCGAATGAAGTCGTCGCTGGCTGGACAGCGGCCGGTAGCGAAGCGCACGACACTGCGGTCGAAGGCGCGATCAGCGTCCGCTTCACCGCCAAAGGCCGCAGCGTCCACTCGGCGCGTGCCGCCAGCCGCGCGTTCTGGCGGGAACACGGCGCAGAGCAGGATGGTCGAGCAACGCGTTGA
- a CDS encoding ATP-binding cassette domain-containing protein codes for MNAPADIVLAASGVSKTYRETRVETQVFADIDLTVRAGEAIAIMGASGAGKSTLLHLLGGLDVPDRGEITVAGQHMNSLSDSARGRLRNEALGFVYQFHHLLPEFTALENVAMPLLIRGLRASAARAEATRILERVGLGPRLEHKPGELSGGERQRAAIARALVTPAKCVLADEPTGNLDAGNADAVCAMLLELKRDLGTAVVIVTHSAELASRMDRVLELRGGKLVAR; via the coding sequence ATGAACGCTCCCGCCGACATCGTCCTCGCCGCCAGCGGCGTGTCCAAGACCTACCGCGAAACCCGTGTCGAAACGCAGGTGTTCGCTGACATCGACCTCACCGTGCGTGCCGGCGAGGCAATCGCGATCATGGGCGCTTCCGGCGCCGGCAAGAGCACGCTGCTGCATCTGCTCGGCGGGCTCGATGTGCCGGATCGCGGCGAAATCACCGTTGCCGGCCAGCACATGAACTCCCTGAGCGACAGCGCGCGCGGACGCCTGCGCAACGAGGCGCTCGGCTTCGTCTACCAGTTCCATCACCTGCTGCCCGAGTTCACCGCACTCGAGAATGTGGCGATGCCGCTGCTGATCCGCGGTTTGCGTGCATCCGCGGCGCGCGCCGAGGCGACGCGGATTCTGGAACGCGTCGGGCTCGGTCCGCGCCTCGAACACAAGCCCGGCGAACTTTCCGGCGGCGAACGCCAGCGCGCCGCGATCGCGCGCGCCCTGGTGACGCCCGCGAAGTGCGTGCTCGCCGACGAGCCCACCGGCAACCTCGACGCCGGCAACGCCGACGCCGTCTGCGCCATGCTGCTGGAACTGAAGCGCGACCTCGGCACCGCGGTGGTGATCGTGACGCATTCGGCCGAACTGGCTTCGCGCATGGACCGCGTGCTGGAACTGCGCGGCGGCAAGCTCGTCGCACGCTGA
- a CDS encoding lipoprotein-releasing ABC transporter permease subunit, which translates to MFRPLELFIGLRYTRAKRRNHFISFISMVSMLGIALGVTALITVISVMNGFEGELRARILGMVSHATVAGVGDGLENWETALKTAKTQAHVVGAAPYIEREAMLQGGRVSGAILRGVEPTLEREVSEIADRIVEGSWDALQPGEYGIVLGRELAIWAGAELGGDVLVYAPQVRATPAGVLPQMRRFKVVGIFEAGMQEYDRGMAIIHVGDAAKLFRMGDKVTGVRLKLDDLFQAKRVSADLADTLGGFYRVRDWTHEHSNFFRAIQTERMVMFIILSLIVTVAAFNLVSSLVMLVTDKQGDIAILRTLGLSPRSVMGVFVVQGTIIGLVGIVLGSIGGVLLAENVTNVMRFLESMLGFELMPADMYYISDLPSDLRWDDVTTIIGMTLVLCLIATLYPAWRAARTHPVEALRYE; encoded by the coding sequence ATGTTCCGACCCCTAGAACTGTTCATCGGCCTGCGCTACACGCGCGCCAAGCGCCGGAACCATTTCATTTCGTTCATCTCGATGGTGTCGATGCTCGGCATTGCGCTCGGGGTGACGGCGTTGATCACGGTGATATCGGTGATGAACGGCTTCGAGGGCGAGTTGCGCGCGCGCATTCTCGGCATGGTTTCGCACGCGACCGTGGCCGGGGTCGGTGACGGGCTGGAGAACTGGGAAACCGCGCTGAAGACGGCGAAGACGCAGGCGCATGTCGTCGGTGCGGCGCCCTACATCGAGCGCGAGGCGATGCTGCAGGGCGGACGCGTCAGCGGCGCGATCCTGCGCGGCGTCGAACCGACCCTGGAACGCGAGGTCAGCGAGATCGCCGATCGCATCGTCGAAGGTTCCTGGGACGCACTGCAGCCCGGCGAATACGGCATCGTGCTCGGGCGCGAACTGGCGATCTGGGCCGGCGCGGAACTCGGCGGCGACGTGCTGGTGTACGCGCCGCAGGTGCGCGCCACGCCGGCGGGGGTGCTGCCGCAGATGCGTCGCTTCAAGGTCGTGGGCATCTTCGAAGCCGGGATGCAGGAGTACGACCGCGGCATGGCCATCATCCATGTGGGCGATGCCGCGAAGCTGTTTCGCATGGGCGACAAGGTCACCGGCGTGCGCCTGAAACTCGACGATTTGTTCCAGGCCAAGCGCGTCTCCGCCGATCTCGCCGACACGCTCGGCGGCTTCTACCGGGTGCGCGACTGGACCCACGAGCACTCGAATTTCTTCCGCGCGATCCAGACCGAGAGGATGGTGATGTTCATCATCCTGTCGCTGATCGTGACCGTGGCCGCGTTCAATCTGGTGTCGTCGCTGGTGATGCTGGTGACCGACAAGCAGGGCGACATCGCGATCCTGCGCACGCTCGGTCTCAGTCCACGCTCGGTGATGGGCGTGTTCGTGGTGCAGGGCACGATCATCGGCCTGGTCGGCATCGTGCTGGGCAGCATTGGCGGCGTGCTGCTGGCGGAAAATGTCACCAACGTCATGCGCTTCCTCGAATCCATGCTCGGCTTCGAGCTGATGCCGGCAGACATGTACTACATCAGCGATCTGCCCTCCGACCTGCGCTGGGACGACGTCACCACCATCATCGGTATGACGCTGGTACTGTGCCTGATCGCGACCCTGTACCCGGCCTGGCGCGCCGCGCGCACGCATCCGGTCGAGGCCCTGCGCTACGAATGA
- a CDS encoding putative toxin-antitoxin system toxin component, PIN family, whose translation MSLFRVALDTNVLVAASRSRTGASFAVLQAWRSRRFKALVSVPLMLEYEAVLNRPEQLAASGRSIAMNHAFLDAMCLLIEPVHLHYLWRPQLRDPSDEMVLETALNGRASGIVTLNGRDFDAASDFRMSVMTPGAFLRQLTKENL comes from the coding sequence ATGAGTTTGTTTCGTGTCGCGCTCGATACCAACGTACTCGTCGCGGCTTCGCGTAGCCGAACCGGCGCGTCCTTCGCCGTGCTGCAGGCGTGGAGAAGCAGGCGCTTCAAGGCACTGGTGTCGGTGCCCTTGATGCTCGAATACGAAGCCGTGCTGAATCGTCCGGAACAGCTTGCAGCGAGCGGGCGCAGCATCGCGATGAATCATGCGTTCCTGGATGCCATGTGTCTGCTGATCGAGCCGGTGCATCTGCACTACCTCTGGCGGCCGCAATTGCGCGATCCGTCCGACGAGATGGTGCTGGAGACAGCTCTGAATGGCCGCGCCAGCGGCATCGTCACACTCAATGGCCGGGATTTCGACGCCGCATCGGATTTCCGTATGTCCGTCATGACGCCTGGCGCGTTCCTCCGTCAACTGACCAAGGAGAATCTCTGA
- a CDS encoding succinate dehydrogenase assembly factor 2, protein MRWHCRRGTRELDRVLERWLDEHAATADDALLTQFESVLACEDRELQRWILGYHDCDRVELKALVDAIRAKPLV, encoded by the coding sequence ATGCGCTGGCACTGCCGGCGTGGGACACGCGAACTGGATCGCGTGCTGGAGCGCTGGCTGGATGAACATGCGGCGACCGCCGACGATGCGCTGCTGACGCAGTTCGAGTCCGTGCTCGCCTGCGAGGACCGGGAATTGCAGCGCTGGATTCTCGGTTACCACGACTGCGACCGCGTGGAGCTGAAGGCGCTCGTTGATGCGATCCGCGCCAAGCCTCTCGTTTGA
- a CDS encoding succinate dehydrogenase iron-sulfur subunit, translated as MAEFSLPKNSKVTAGKHHAAKAGAKQVRQFKVYRWSPDDGANPRTDTYEVDVGNCGPMVLDALIKIKNEIDPTLTFRRSCREGICGSCAMNIDGTNTLACTKSIGECGSGEVKIYPLPHMPVVKDLVPDLTRFYAQYASIRPWIRTQSAPPPDQERLQSKEDRAKLDGLYECILCACCSTSCPSYWWNGERYLGPAILLQAYRWIIDSRDEDAGDRLDHLEDPFRLYRCHTIMNCTKTCPKGLNPAKAIAEIKKLMVQRRTL; from the coding sequence ATGGCCGAATTCTCTCTTCCGAAGAACTCGAAGGTCACCGCCGGCAAGCACCATGCGGCCAAGGCCGGCGCCAAGCAGGTGCGCCAGTTCAAGGTCTATCGCTGGAGCCCGGACGATGGCGCCAATCCGCGCACCGACACCTATGAAGTCGACGTCGGCAACTGCGGCCCGATGGTTCTCGACGCGCTGATCAAGATCAAGAACGAGATCGACCCGACCCTGACCTTCCGGCGTTCCTGCCGCGAGGGCATCTGCGGTTCGTGCGCGATGAACATCGACGGCACCAACACGCTCGCCTGCACCAAGTCGATCGGCGAATGCGGTTCGGGTGAAGTGAAGATCTATCCGCTGCCGCACATGCCGGTGGTCAAGGACCTGGTGCCGGATCTGACGCGGTTCTACGCACAGTACGCATCGATCCGCCCCTGGATCCGCACCCAGAGCGCTCCGCCGCCGGACCAGGAGCGGCTGCAGTCGAAGGAAGATCGCGCCAAGCTCGACGGGCTCTACGAGTGCATCCTGTGCGCCTGCTGCTCGACCTCGTGCCCGAGCTACTGGTGGAACGGCGAACGCTACCTCGGCCCGGCGATCCTGCTGCAGGCCTACCGCTGGATCATCGACTCGCGCGACGAAGATGCAGGCGACCGCCTCGACCATCTCGAGGACCCGTTCCGGCTTTATCGCTGCCATACCATCATGAACTGCACCAAAACCTGCCCCAAGGGCCTGAACCCGGCCAAGGCGATCGCCGAGATCAAGAAACTCATGGTGCAGCGGCGCACGCTGTGA
- a CDS encoding succinate dehydrogenase flavoprotein subunit — MAKDAYKIIHHKYDAVVVGAGGAGLRATMGLAAKGLKTACITKVFPTRSHTVAAQGGMSAALANMGADDWRWHFFDTVKGSDWLGDQDAIEYMCREAIPAVIELEHYGVPFSRTEDGKIYQRPFGGMTTKFGEGPPAQRTCAAADRTGHAILHTLYQQSLKHDARFYIEYFALDLIMDNGVCRGVIAWDLAEGTLHVFRAHAVILATGGYGRAYFSATSAHTCTGDGGGMVLRAGLPLQDMEFVQFHPTGIYGAGCLITEGVRGEGGYLTNAKGERFMERYAPSVKDLAPRDMVSRCMTIEIREGRGVGAENDHIHLHLEHLGASTIHEKLPGIAESARIFAGVDVTREPIPVIPTVHYNMGGIPTNYHGEVVTKQGDNPDAVVPGLFAIGEAACVSVHGANRLGSNSLLDLVVFGRAVANRCGDVVQPGAIHKELPASALDPALSNFDRLRHANGGTPTADVRMNMQRTMQRDAAVFRTGETLKNGCTKMSEVFASFADVKVTDRSMVWNSDLVETLELQNLLGQAVATIYSAENRTESRGAHAREDFASRDDVNWMKHTLVSVSDAGACSFDYRPVHLYTQGGVDAVPPKERKY, encoded by the coding sequence ATGGCGAAGGACGCCTACAAGATCATTCACCACAAGTACGATGCGGTCGTGGTCGGCGCCGGCGGCGCCGGGTTGCGCGCCACCATGGGACTCGCGGCCAAGGGGCTCAAGACCGCCTGCATCACCAAGGTGTTCCCGACCCGTTCACATACCGTCGCGGCGCAAGGCGGCATGTCCGCCGCACTCGCGAACATGGGCGCGGACGACTGGCGCTGGCACTTCTTCGACACCGTGAAGGGTTCGGACTGGCTCGGCGACCAGGATGCGATCGAATACATGTGCCGCGAAGCGATTCCGGCAGTGATCGAACTCGAACACTATGGTGTGCCGTTCTCGCGCACCGAAGACGGCAAGATCTACCAACGCCCGTTCGGCGGCATGACCACCAAGTTCGGCGAAGGTCCGCCGGCGCAGCGCACCTGCGCCGCCGCCGACCGCACCGGCCACGCCATCCTGCACACCCTGTACCAGCAGTCGCTGAAGCACGACGCGCGCTTCTACATCGAGTACTTCGCGCTCGATTTGATCATGGACAACGGCGTCTGCCGTGGCGTGATCGCCTGGGATCTGGCCGAAGGTACCCTGCACGTGTTCCGTGCGCATGCGGTGATCCTCGCGACCGGCGGCTATGGCCGTGCCTATTTCTCGGCAACGTCCGCGCACACCTGCACCGGCGACGGTGGCGGCATGGTGCTGCGCGCCGGACTGCCGCTGCAGGACATGGAGTTCGTGCAGTTCCACCCGACCGGCATCTACGGCGCCGGATGTCTGATCACCGAAGGCGTGCGCGGCGAAGGCGGCTACCTGACCAACGCCAAGGGCGAGCGCTTCATGGAACGCTATGCGCCGAGCGTGAAGGACCTGGCGCCGCGCGACATGGTCAGCCGCTGCATGACCATCGAGATCCGCGAGGGCCGCGGTGTCGGCGCCGAGAACGACCATATCCACCTGCACCTCGAACACCTGGGCGCCTCGACCATCCACGAAAAGCTGCCGGGCATCGCCGAGTCGGCGCGCATCTTCGCCGGCGTCGACGTGACCCGGGAACCGATCCCGGTGATCCCGACCGTGCACTACAACATGGGCGGCATCCCGACCAACTACCACGGCGAAGTGGTGACCAAGCAGGGCGACAACCCGGATGCGGTGGTGCCCGGACTGTTCGCGATCGGCGAGGCGGCGTGCGTGTCCGTGCATGGCGCGAACCGGCTCGGCTCGAACTCGCTGCTCGATCTGGTGGTGTTCGGCCGCGCGGTCGCGAACCGCTGCGGCGACGTGGTCCAGCCCGGCGCGATCCACAAGGAGCTGCCGGCTTCGGCGCTCGATCCGGCACTGTCGAACTTCGATCGCCTGCGCCATGCCAACGGCGGCACTCCGACCGCCGATGTCCGCATGAACATGCAGCGCACGATGCAGCGTGACGCCGCGGTATTCCGCACCGGCGAGACGCTGAAGAACGGCTGCACCAAGATGAGCGAGGTGTTCGCCTCTTTCGCCGACGTCAAGGTGACCGACCGCTCGATGGTCTGGAACTCGGACCTAGTCGAAACCCTGGAATTGCAGAACCTGCTCGGGCAGGCGGTGGCGACCATCTACTCGGCCGAGAACCGCACCGAGAGCCGCGGCGCGCACGCGCGCGAAGACTTCGCCAGCCGCGACGACGTGAACTGGATGAAGCACACGCTGGTCAGCGTCAGCGACGCCGGCGCCTGCTCGTTCGACTATCGCCCGGTGCATCTGTACACCCAGGGCGGCGTCGATGCGGTGCCACCCAAAGAACGCAAGTACTGA